In Pseudomonas sp. R76, one genomic interval encodes:
- a CDS encoding acyl-CoA dehydrogenase family protein: MLDPILSRWLDVQAQALDVGSCDPQEVLPRLAEANVLRIGVPKNLGGSGGDVTAAVDAIANVASHSLAAAFVCWGQRSFIEYLLQSPNERLREQLLPDLLSGKLAGATGLSNAMKFLSGIETLQISAEPTKDGWTLNGRLHWVTNLRKNGFVAAAAIEHAGGGAPFILAIPDSVAGLQRSRDLELLGLQSSNTAALGLEGVELSREWLLHEDARKFLPAVRPAFLGLQCGMSIGLARRSLAEVANHLGSSRTVLRDELEALRVTLDHLVNDLKKGLLAGRFAAEPVPLFKLRIALAETAASAVQLELQASGGKAYLTAHGSGFARRWRESAFVPIVTPSLVQLRTELQRQAAL, from the coding sequence ATGCTTGACCCAATCTTGAGCCGTTGGCTCGATGTTCAAGCGCAGGCCCTGGACGTGGGCAGTTGCGATCCACAGGAAGTGCTGCCACGGCTGGCAGAAGCCAATGTATTGCGTATCGGCGTGCCAAAAAACCTCGGTGGCTCGGGCGGCGATGTGACCGCGGCGGTGGACGCCATCGCCAATGTCGCCAGCCATTCCCTGGCGGCGGCGTTTGTGTGCTGGGGCCAGCGCTCCTTTATCGAATATTTGCTGCAGAGCCCGAATGAGCGGCTGCGTGAGCAACTGTTGCCGGACTTGCTCAGTGGCAAGTTGGCCGGGGCCACGGGGCTGTCGAATGCGATGAAGTTTTTGTCGGGCATCGAGACGCTGCAAATCAGCGCCGAGCCAACGAAAGACGGCTGGACCCTCAACGGGCGCCTGCACTGGGTGACCAACCTGCGCAAGAACGGCTTTGTAGCCGCGGCAGCTATCGAACATGCCGGGGGTGGCGCGCCGTTTATCCTGGCGATTCCGGATTCGGTGGCGGGCTTGCAACGCTCGCGCGACCTGGAGCTGCTGGGGTTGCAGTCGAGCAACACCGCAGCCCTGGGCCTGGAAGGCGTTGAGCTGAGCCGTGAGTGGTTGTTGCATGAGGATGCGCGCAAATTTCTACCGGCCGTACGCCCGGCGTTTCTGGGCTTGCAGTGCGGCATGTCGATTGGCCTGGCGCGGCGCTCGCTGGCGGAAGTGGCCAACCACTTGGGATCAAGCCGCACCGTGTTGCGCGATGAGTTGGAAGCGCTGCGCGTGACCCTCGACCACTTGGTCAATGACCTGAAAAAAGGCCTGCTGGCCGGGCGTTTTGCTGCCGAGCCGGTGCCCTTGTTCAAGCTGCGTATCGCCCTCGCCGAAACCGCCGCCAGTGCCGTGCAGCTTGAGCTGCAAGCCAGCGGCGGCAAGGCTTACCTCACCGCTCACGGCAGCGGGTTTGCCCGGCGTTGGCGCGAGTCGGCCTTCGTGCCGATCGTCACGCCAAGCCTGGTGCAATTGCGCACTGAGTTGCAACGCCAGGCCGCGCTGTGA
- a CDS encoding ABC transporter ATP-binding protein: MSQAVLSAQGICLGYASGPVLQGFDLHLQPGEVVSILGPSGVGKSSLLRVLAGLQAPQGGGVQVLGEPLDGPHPRVAVAFQDPGLLPWLNLEKNVAFGLDFARQPHLSPEERRLRVDRAIAAVGLEHARQQFPAQLSGGMAQRTALARCLARQPQVLLLDEPFGALDEVTRADMQHLLLKVNREQGSAAVLITHDIDEALLLSDRILLLGNRPARTLGEWHIDLPQPREEQVEAIGALRIDILKTLRQASRPQPNPLELLEPGHVLG; the protein is encoded by the coding sequence GTGAGCCAGGCGGTATTAAGCGCCCAGGGGATTTGCCTGGGGTATGCCAGTGGCCCGGTGCTGCAAGGGTTCGACTTGCACTTGCAGCCGGGCGAAGTGGTGTCGATCCTTGGCCCCAGCGGCGTCGGCAAGTCCAGCCTGTTGCGGGTGCTCGCCGGTTTGCAGGCGCCTCAGGGCGGTGGCGTGCAGGTGCTCGGCGAGCCACTGGACGGCCCGCATCCGCGCGTGGCGGTGGCCTTTCAAGACCCTGGCCTGTTGCCGTGGCTGAACCTGGAAAAGAACGTCGCTTTCGGCCTGGATTTCGCTCGCCAACCGCACTTGAGCCCTGAAGAACGGCGCCTGCGCGTTGATCGCGCCATCGCGGCGGTCGGGCTGGAACATGCGCGCCAGCAGTTCCCGGCGCAATTGTCCGGCGGGATGGCGCAGCGCACGGCGTTGGCCCGCTGCCTGGCGCGGCAACCGCAAGTGTTGCTGCTGGATGAGCCGTTCGGCGCGCTGGATGAAGTCACCCGTGCCGACATGCAGCACCTGCTGCTCAAGGTCAACCGCGAGCAAGGCTCGGCGGCGGTATTGATTACTCACGATATTGATGAGGCGCTGTTGCTGTCCGACCGTATCCTGCTGCTGGGCAATCGCCCGGCGCGCACGCTGGGCGAGTGGCACATCGACCTGCCTCAACCGCGTGAAGAGCAAGTCGAGGCCATCGGCGCGCTGCGTATCGACATCTTAAAAACCTTACGGCAGGCGAGCCGCCCTCAACCCAACCCTCTTGAATTGCTGGAGCCTGGCCATGTGCTTGGATGA
- a CDS encoding AraC family transcriptional regulator, whose protein sequence is MNSSSALVDWLLDSLELNTSLFHVGRYCGDWHASTHGLASASFHLVVQGQCWLHIDGEPSPQHLNNGDAVFLLRDLVYQLSGEATAAAAQECPRRPMLPLDSTANDGVGLVCGFFHFHSGLSALIVDTLPSWIILRAGDPSLTAARNLFELILQECERTPAPSSALLERLCHLLFLYVLRQQVLDNTELGGLAALGRQPAFANLLEQLIAHPADAWTLESMAACTGLSRSAFFKRFNELCGQSPGQVLLLMRMRHACQLFKEDQTVAEVALAVGYQSVAAFTRAFHKVTGQQPGAYRKAQA, encoded by the coding sequence ATGAATTCGTCCAGTGCACTTGTCGATTGGTTATTAGACAGCCTTGAACTCAACACCAGCTTGTTCCATGTGGGCCGCTACTGCGGCGATTGGCATGCGAGTACCCATGGGCTGGCCAGCGCGAGTTTCCACCTGGTCGTGCAAGGCCAGTGCTGGCTGCATATCGACGGTGAACCGAGCCCGCAACACCTGAACAATGGTGACGCGGTGTTTCTACTGCGCGACTTGGTTTATCAGCTGTCTGGCGAAGCGACGGCGGCGGCCGCGCAGGAATGCCCGCGCCGCCCGATGCTGCCGCTGGACAGCACCGCCAACGATGGCGTGGGCCTGGTCTGCGGTTTCTTCCACTTCCATTCCGGCTTGTCGGCGCTGATCGTCGACACCCTGCCCTCCTGGATCATCCTGCGCGCCGGCGACCCTTCACTGACCGCCGCACGCAACCTGTTCGAACTGATCCTGCAGGAATGCGAACGCACCCCGGCGCCCTCTTCCGCGCTGCTCGAACGCCTTTGCCACTTGCTGTTTCTGTACGTGCTGCGCCAGCAAGTCCTCGACAACACCGAACTTGGTGGCCTGGCCGCACTGGGCCGGCAGCCGGCGTTCGCCAACCTGTTGGAACAACTGATCGCCCACCCTGCCGATGCCTGGACGCTGGAAAGCATGGCGGCCTGCACCGGGCTGTCGCGCTCGGCGTTTTTCAAACGGTTTAACGAACTGTGCGGCCAATCGCCGGGGCAAGTGCTGCTGCTGATGCGCATGCGCCACGCGTGCCAGTTGTTCAAGGAAGACCAGACGGTGGCGGAGGTAGCGCTGGCGGTGGGTTACCAATCGGTGGCGGCGTTTACCCGGGCGTTCCACAAGGTCACCGGGCAGCAGCCCGGCGCCTACCGCAAGGCTCAGGCCTGA
- a CDS encoding carboxymuconolactone decarboxylase family protein encodes MSRVPLLTPETAPEAAKPLLENALKASGFIPNLLAVLANAPAALETYITVSGLNAKAELSLADREVVQLVAATTHGCDFCVAGHTAVARNKAKLPEEVIDALRQRGELPNARYETLAAFTREVIATRGDVSDAGFEAFRAAGYSEGQALEVILGVSLATLCNFANVFARTPLNPELAQ; translated from the coding sequence ATGTCCCGTGTACCGTTGTTGACCCCGGAAACCGCGCCGGAAGCCGCCAAACCCTTGCTGGAAAACGCCCTGAAAGCCTCGGGTTTCATTCCGAACCTGCTCGCCGTACTGGCTAACGCACCGGCCGCCCTGGAAACCTACATCACCGTCTCCGGCCTCAACGCCAAGGCCGAACTGAGCCTGGCCGACCGTGAGGTGGTGCAACTGGTGGCGGCCACTACCCACGGTTGTGATTTCTGCGTCGCCGGCCACACCGCCGTGGCGCGCAACAAAGCCAAGCTGCCGGAGGAGGTGATTGATGCACTGCGCCAACGCGGCGAATTGCCCAATGCCCGCTATGAGACACTCGCCGCCTTCACCCGTGAGGTGATCGCCACGCGAGGTGATGTCAGCGACGCAGGTTTCGAGGCGTTTCGTGCTGCCGGTTACTCCGAAGGCCAGGCCCTGGAAGTTATTTTGGGCGTGAGCCTGGCAACCCTGTGCAACTTCGCTAACGTGTTTGCCCGTACCCCGCTGAACCCGGAGCTGGCGCAATAG
- a CDS encoding LysR family transcriptional regulator, producing the protein MDRFNAMRVFTRIVELGGFAKAADSLQLPRASVTILIKQLEAHLGVQLLQRTTRQVSPTLDGAAYYQRCVQLLMDLEETEAVFSVSRQNPRGTLSIDMPSGIGRLIVIPALPDFTARYPLIELEIGLNDRPVDLIREGVDCVLRGGLALDESLVARPLAVMDQLTLASPAYLERMGVPASLDDLAGHQMVEYLSSASGKRFGLEFQIGTELRPVNLPKVVSVNSSDAYFAACEAGYGLIQAPHYHAMQQLAKGTLVHVLPQLPVPTMALTALYPPHRQLSQRVRVFVDWLVELCARPGTGLQRQA; encoded by the coding sequence TTGGATCGATTTAACGCCATGCGCGTGTTCACTCGAATCGTCGAATTGGGCGGTTTCGCCAAGGCGGCCGACAGCCTGCAATTGCCCCGGGCATCGGTGACCATTCTGATCAAGCAGCTGGAAGCACACCTGGGCGTGCAGCTGTTGCAGCGTACAACGCGCCAGGTCAGCCCGACCCTGGACGGCGCCGCGTATTACCAGCGTTGTGTGCAGTTATTGATGGACCTGGAAGAAACCGAGGCGGTGTTTTCGGTGAGTCGCCAGAACCCACGCGGCACCCTGAGCATCGACATGCCCTCAGGCATTGGCCGGTTGATCGTGATTCCCGCATTGCCGGATTTTACCGCACGCTACCCGCTGATCGAACTGGAAATCGGCCTCAACGACCGCCCCGTGGACTTGATCCGCGAGGGCGTCGACTGTGTGCTGCGCGGTGGCCTGGCACTGGACGAATCGCTGGTGGCGCGGCCGCTGGCCGTGATGGATCAACTGACGTTGGCCAGCCCCGCGTACCTTGAGCGCATGGGCGTGCCCGCGAGCCTGGACGATCTGGCCGGGCACCAGATGGTCGAGTACCTCTCCAGCGCCAGCGGTAAACGGTTTGGTTTGGAGTTCCAGATTGGCACCGAGCTACGCCCGGTCAACTTGCCGAAGGTTGTCTCGGTGAATAGCTCCGATGCGTATTTCGCCGCATGCGAGGCCGGTTATGGGCTGATCCAGGCGCCGCACTATCACGCTATGCAACAACTGGCCAAGGGCACGCTGGTGCACGTGCTGCCACAGCTGCCGGTGCCTACCATGGCGCTGACCGCGCTGTACCCGCCGCACCGCCAGTTGTCGCAGCGGGTACGGGTGTTTGTGGATTGGTTGGTTGAGCTGTGCGCGCGACCCGGCACCGGGCTGCAGCGTCAGGCCTGA